Proteins encoded in a region of the Canis lupus dingo isolate Sandy chromosome 17, ASM325472v2, whole genome shotgun sequence genome:
- the TMEM150A gene encoding transmembrane protein 150A isoform X2, whose protein sequence is MTAWILLPVSLSAFSITGLWTVSYNESCSPDPAEQGGPKTCCTLDDIPLISKCGTYPPESCLFSLIGNMGAFMVVLICLLLYGQLLEQSRHSWVNTTTLITGCTNAAGLVVVGNFQVDHAKSLHYIGTGVAFPAGLLFVCLHCALSYHGATAPQDLAMAYLRIVLAAIAFVTLILSGVFFMHESSQLQHGAALCEWVFVIDILIFYGTFSYEFGAVSSETLVAALQPASGRACKSSGSSSTSTHLNCAPESIAMI, encoded by the exons aTGACCGCCTGGATCCTCCTTCCTGTCAGCTTGTCAGCATTCTCCATCACTGGCCTATGGACTGT GTCCTACAACGAATCCTGCTCTCCTGACCCTGCTGAACAAGGGGGCCCCAAGACCTGCTGCACCCTGGATGATATCCCCCTCATCAG caagtGTGGCACATATCCCCCAGAGAGCTGCCTCTTCAGCCTCATTGGCAACATGGGTGCTTTCATGG TGGTCCTGATTTGCCTGCTGCTCTATGGGCAGCTCCTGGAGCAGAGTCGTCATTCCTGGGTTAATACCACAACGCTCATCACAGGCTGTACCAATGCTGCGGGCCTGGTGGTGGTCGGCAACTTCCAG GTGGATCATGCAAAGTCTCTGCACTACATCGGAACTGGTGTGGCCTTCCCTGCTGGCCTGCTCTTTGTCTGCCTGCACTGTGCTCTCTCCTACCATGGGGCCACTGCCCCCCAGGACCTGGCTATGGCCTACCTGCGGATTGTGCTGGCAGCCATCGCCTTTGTCACCCTAATCCTCA GTGGTGTCTTCTTTATGCATGAGAGCTCTCAGCTGCAGCACGGGGCAGCCCTGTGCGAGTGGGTGTTTGTGATCGACATCCTCATTTTCTACGGCACCTTCAGCTATGAGTTTGGGGCAGTTTCCTCAGAGACACTGGTGGCTGCCCTGCAGCCTGCCTCTGGCCGGGCCTGCAAGTCCTCCGGAAGCAGTAGCACTTCCACTCACCTCAACTGTGCTCCGGAAAGCATCGCCATGAtctga
- the TMEM150A gene encoding transmembrane protein 150A isoform X1 — MTAWILLPVSLSAFSITGLWTVYAMAVMNRHACPVENWSYNESCSPDPAEQGGPKTCCTLDDIPLISKCGTYPPESCLFSLIGNMGAFMVVLICLLLYGQLLEQSRHSWVNTTTLITGCTNAAGLVVVGNFQVDHAKSLHYIGTGVAFPAGLLFVCLHCALSYHGATAPQDLAMAYLRIVLAAIAFVTLILSGVFFMHESSQLQHGAALCEWVFVIDILIFYGTFSYEFGAVSSETLVAALQPASGRACKSSGSSSTSTHLNCAPESIAMI, encoded by the exons aTGACCGCCTGGATCCTCCTTCCTGTCAGCTTGTCAGCATTCTCCATCACTGGCCTATGGACTGT GTATGCCATGGCCGTGATGAACCGCCACGCATGCCCTGTGGAGAACTG GTCCTACAACGAATCCTGCTCTCCTGACCCTGCTGAACAAGGGGGCCCCAAGACCTGCTGCACCCTGGATGATATCCCCCTCATCAG caagtGTGGCACATATCCCCCAGAGAGCTGCCTCTTCAGCCTCATTGGCAACATGGGTGCTTTCATGG TGGTCCTGATTTGCCTGCTGCTCTATGGGCAGCTCCTGGAGCAGAGTCGTCATTCCTGGGTTAATACCACAACGCTCATCACAGGCTGTACCAATGCTGCGGGCCTGGTGGTGGTCGGCAACTTCCAG GTGGATCATGCAAAGTCTCTGCACTACATCGGAACTGGTGTGGCCTTCCCTGCTGGCCTGCTCTTTGTCTGCCTGCACTGTGCTCTCTCCTACCATGGGGCCACTGCCCCCCAGGACCTGGCTATGGCCTACCTGCGGATTGTGCTGGCAGCCATCGCCTTTGTCACCCTAATCCTCA GTGGTGTCTTCTTTATGCATGAGAGCTCTCAGCTGCAGCACGGGGCAGCCCTGTGCGAGTGGGTGTTTGTGATCGACATCCTCATTTTCTACGGCACCTTCAGCTATGAGTTTGGGGCAGTTTCCTCAGAGACACTGGTGGCTGCCCTGCAGCCTGCCTCTGGCCGGGCCTGCAAGTCCTCCGGAAGCAGTAGCACTTCCACTCACCTCAACTGTGCTCCGGAAAGCATCGCCATGAtctga
- the RNF181 gene encoding E3 ubiquitin-protein ligase RNF181: MASYFDEHDCEPLDSEQEARTSMLLELARSLFNRMDFEDLGLVVDWDHHLPPPAAKAVVENLPRTVIRSSQAELKCPVCLLEFEEEETAIEMPCRHLFHSNCILPWLSKTNSCPLCRHELPTDDDAYEEHRRDKARKQQQKHRLENLHGAMYT; the protein is encoded by the exons ATGGCGTCCTATTTCGATGAGCACGACTGCGAGCCGCTGGATTCCGAGCAGGAGGCCCGAACCAGTATGTTGCTGGAGCTCGCAAG GTCACTTTTCAATAGGATGGACTTTGAAGACTTGGGGTTGGTAGTAGATTGGGATCATCATCTGCCTCCACCTGCTGCCAAGGCTGTGGTTGAGAACCTTCCCAGGACAGTCATCAGGAGCTCTCAGGCTG AGCTCAAGTGCCCCGTGTGTCTTTTGGAATTTGAGGAGGAGGAGACTGCCATTGAGATGCCTTGCCGTCACCTCTTCCATTCCAACTGCATTCTACCCTGGCTAAGCAAG ACAAATTCCTGCCCCCTGTGCCGCCATGAGCTGCCCACTGATGATGACGCTTATGAGGAGCACAGACGAGATAAG GCTCGCAAGCAGCAGCAAAAGCACCGGCTTGAGAACCTCCACGGAGCCATGTACACATGA